Below is a genomic region from Paraburkholderia sp. BL10I2N1.
CGTGATCAGACCGTGACCGCGCATTGATGCGGCGATCAGGTCGGCTGTCTTGCCGTCGTAGAAGTCTTTCGCAGCCTGACAAAGCACGCTTGTGCCGCCATGCGGGTAGGTGCGGCTAGGTGAAAACGATGACGGATCCAAGGCAATGTAGTTATTGCGCGGCCAATATTTATGCAGCAAAATCGGCAACGAAATTCCACGACACGTATCGTGGCATACATATAGGGTCAGCAGGAACCGCTGACGTGGTTTGACCAGCCGGATAGCCGGAGTCGTGGATAGGTGGAGACATCCAATATGAAAGAACTAACCGCCCGGAATGTGAGCACGAGATCGAGCAGCAGCTGGTATCGCGGATGGTTTTTGCTGCTGCTGGTGTTGATCTATGCGTCGAGCTTCGTCGATCGCATCATCGTTGCGGTCGTTGGTCAAGCCGTGAAGATCGACATGAGCCTCAGCGATTTTCAGGTCGGCCTGCTCGGCGGCCTCGCATTTTCGGTTTTCTATTCGGTGCTCGGCCTGCCGATTGCGCGTCTGGCCGATAAATTCAACCGCGTCGTGCTGATCTCGATCTCGATCGTCGCCTGGTCGGCGATGACCGCGCTGTGCGGCACGGCAGGCAGCTTCTGGCAACTGATGCTGTATCGGCTCGGCGTGGGTATCGGCGAGGCCGGCAGCACGCCGACCTCGCACTCGCTGATCGCCGACGAGTTCGGTCCGCGCCGCCGGGCCACCGCGCTTGCGATCTATGCGCTGGGGCCGCCGATCGGCGTGCTGGCCGGCGCGTTTGGCGGCGGCTGGCTCGTACAGCATCTGGGCTGGCGTCCGGTGTTCTATGTGGTGGGCCTGCCAGGTCTCGTGTTTGGCCTGCTCGTGTGGCTTACGCTGCGTGAGCCCAAGCGCGGCGGCGCGGATGGTGTCGCAGCCAGCACCAGCGCCAGTGCTCCGCCCCTGAGCGCAGTGTTCAAGCTGCTGACCTCGAGCCGCGCCTTCGTGCAGATGCTGCTCGGTACGGTGATCGGTGCGTTTGCCCAGTACGGTATCAACCTGTTCATCCCGATGTATTTCATCCGCGTCTACAACATGAGCTTTGCTCAGGCCGGCCTGATTTTTGGTCTGGTGCTCGGCGTGGGCGGCATCGTCGGCAATACGCTCGGCGGCGTGTCGGCGGACTGGGTCAGCGTCAAGGATCGCCGCTGGTATGCGCGGATTCCGGCGCTGGGCACTGGACTCGGTTTCCCGCTGCTGGCGCTCGCCTTCATCGCGGATCAGTGGCAGGTGAGCGTGGCGCTGCTGTTCATCGGCACGATCCTGCTGAACCTGTGGAACGGCCCGACCTTCGCGGTGGTGCAGAGCATCGTCGAGCCGCGCATGCGTGCTACCGCGTCGGCCATCGTGTTCCTGCTCATGAACCTGATCGGTCAGGGCCTCGGTACGCCAGTGGTGGGTTTCCTCAGCGATCGTTTCGCATCGCACCTGTTCACGCAGGGTAATTTCCACGCGGTGTGTACCGCGCCGAAGGGACCGCATGGTGCCGCGGCTGCATTGCAGAGTCCGTTTGCATCGGCTTGTCATGACGCCTCGGCCAATGGTGTGCGCTATGCCATGCTGACGGTAAGCGTGGTGCTGATCTGGTCGGCCTTCCATTACTTCCGTGCGGCACGCCATCTGAAGAACCGCTAAGCCTTGTTTCGCGAGCATTGTCCGGCGGCGCCCGTGTGCAAACACGGCGCCGTTTTTCATTGGGGCTAATCTGGGGTTGAGTATCTGGTATACCAATGCGGTATCATAGGGATGCGTGCTGGTGTAGGTATTTCTTTATTCAGCCTCTTCTTATCCAACCCCTTATGATTGTCATTCTCGTCCGATGAGCCAGATCCCGAAAATGAGTAGGTCTGCCGAAATCAAGGCGCTTCTCGAAGCGGAAATTGAGCGTGGTGTGCTGGTCCCGGGCGCAACGCTCGACGAGCGGGCGCTGGCGGCGCGCTTCAATGTCTCACGCACGCCGATCCGCGAGGCGCTTCAGCAGCTTGCCGCGCAGCGGTATGTACAGATCGCGCCGCGGCAGGGCGTGTTCGTGAGCAAGATGTCGGTGCCGCAACTGCGCGACGTGCTCGAACTGCTCAGCGAGCTCGAGGTGG
It encodes:
- a CDS encoding MFS transporter, whose protein sequence is MKELTARNVSTRSSSSWYRGWFLLLLVLIYASSFVDRIIVAVVGQAVKIDMSLSDFQVGLLGGLAFSVFYSVLGLPIARLADKFNRVVLISISIVAWSAMTALCGTAGSFWQLMLYRLGVGIGEAGSTPTSHSLIADEFGPRRRATALAIYALGPPIGVLAGAFGGGWLVQHLGWRPVFYVVGLPGLVFGLLVWLTLREPKRGGADGVAASTSASAPPLSAVFKLLTSSRAFVQMLLGTVIGAFAQYGINLFIPMYFIRVYNMSFAQAGLIFGLVLGVGGIVGNTLGGVSADWVSVKDRRWYARIPALGTGLGFPLLALAFIADQWQVSVALLFIGTILLNLWNGPTFAVVQSIVEPRMRATASAIVFLLMNLIGQGLGTPVVGFLSDRFASHLFTQGNFHAVCTAPKGPHGAAAALQSPFASACHDASANGVRYAMLTVSVVLIWSAFHYFRAARHLKNR